One region of Gorilla gorilla gorilla isolate KB3781 chromosome 13, NHGRI_mGorGor1-v2.1_pri, whole genome shotgun sequence genomic DNA includes:
- the LOC101149776 gene encoding uncharacterized protein C9orf163, whose product MPGPLTCTPAWQGQGRAAAFLCCSFQRAGAVVGVPARWHRGRLSSQQRLRSSLGGSHPCPQLGRRLVREGVISVPRQQGRRRCRESFSPADVAPGPLCSANICLSGVRFLTCLNRVREHVVGPSPSPAAPICFFPVVEALSTLRGRRCHCLPFPKRGMQRWMLPLRRGARLLPLASSKNPRARSPGLDPLGSSETLWSHRGGH is encoded by the coding sequence ATGCCGGGCCCACTCACCTGCACACCTGCCTGGCAAGGGCAGGGAAGAGCCGCGGCCTTCCTCTGCTGCTCCTTCCAGAGGGCAGGCGCCGTGGTGGGGGTGCCCGCCCGTTGGCATCGCGGGAGGCTGAGCTCCCAGCAGCGGCTGAGGTCCTCCCTGGGTGGGAGCCACCCTTGTCCCCAGCTGGGCCGGCGGCTGGTGAGGGAGGGGGTGATATCCGTGCCACGCCAGCAGGGCCGCAGGCGGTGCAGGGAGAGCTTCAGTCCGGCTGACGTGGCACCAGGGCCACTCTGCTCAGCTAACATTTGCCTTTCAGGAGTCAGATTCCTGACCTGTTTGAACAGAGTTAGGGAGCACGTGGTagggcccagccccagccccgctGCCCCCATCTGCTTCTTCCCAGTGGTCGAGGCGCTCTCCACCCTCCGCGGAAGGAGGTGTCATTGTTTGCCCTTTCCAAAGAGGGGGATGCAGAGGTGGATGCTGCCTCTCAGGCGTGGGGCTCGCCTTTTGCCGCTCGCGAGTTCAAAGAACCCAAGAGCCAGGAGCCCAGGGCTCGACCCTCTAGGGTCCTCCGAAACCCTGTGGTCCCACCGGGGTGGGCACTAA